ATGGTGCTGCCCCAATGTCCCTGACTGCTGGACAATAAACTTTCCTCTCTGAATAGCTTAATAGGCCTTTTCCCTCTTTGGACATAGATGAGGTTCAAGAATAGATGTGAGGAGGGCTGGGCAGTTGGCCTATTCTTTTAAGATGAAGTATCTACCAACTATACACATAGCATTACTAGATGATATCAGGCACTGTTGTGTGactttaattttaatgtgttttttcagTCTCACAATAGCCTCTGAAATAGTGAGGTAGGTTCTAATATtacacccattttacagaggaagaaatggaGTATTTGTCCAAAGTGACACATCTTGTAAGTGGCGGAGCCAGGGTTCACCCCAGGTAGCCTGGCTCCAGGTCTACACTTACCAGCACTTGACTGTATTGTGCTCCACACACATGTTCCACTGATCTTTCCTGAAACCCCTTTCTCTGCTCCAAGAAGCAGTggacttcattttaatttaaagcaaAGACGCAAACAACCTTAATTCACTGCCCAAACCATTCTTCCCATAAGAGGAAGGGTACCTTCTGAATGGATGGGGGGACCAAGAGGGGGATTTGGGGACAGAAACTCCCTGGCAGTTTAGCTGAGGCAGGATTTAGAAATGGCATGGAGTGCTGAGTGCCGCAGAGATAAAATCAGACATACGTTTGGGTGTAAatgttctctctctgtgtctttctctatctctttcctcttctgtaattTTAACCCCCTGCTGCTTTGTTGCAATAAAAGGTTAGAGCATTAATTGTGGGCTCTGGCCCCCTGGGGCAGTGGCCTGCCTGGGCTGAGCAAGGCCTACTCCGCCCTCTCCCAGGCTCCTGTGTCTCCACTGAAGGCAGCCAGAGCTCTACTACTAATGGCCATGGACTCAGGACCTCTTCTCCACCAACAACAGGAATTCTTTCACGACTCTGTTCAGTGTGGTTCACCCAGGCACCCAGCAGGTTGCTGGCCTCAGTACCTGTTAAATAGCCATGATAAGGCTGATGTCTCTAGAATTTAGAAACTATCCTGTCTCCTGTACCGTCATGGAGGACAGAATTAAGCACCACACTAAAGGAGCGGCCTGGAAGCTGATGATGGGAGTGGCAGCACATGGCCCTGAGAGAGCATGGGCTGGGACAGATACAGTGCAGGAGTTAGGGAGCCCCCAAAAGTCTGACTGTGGAGCCAAATAGAAACCACTCTGCCAGGGAGAACTTGACCCAATAGGTGCTTAACACTGCTGTCAATCTTCTCTGCAGAGCTTCCCAGGCAGGGGAGAAGGCCCAGCCACCTCTTCACTCTGCACACCCTGCCTTATCTACCTCACCCTTTCCCCGGCGGCCGTCACCCTCTGTGTGGCCCCGCAGCTTCTGTCTGCCGTGGAACCTGAGAATCAGGAAGCTGTGTGTCCGCAGTTCTGAGAGTCTAGCTCCTCAGTGAGCACAGTCACCCCAGGCCAGCTGGCGCCACGGTGCCCAGAATTCCAGTCAGGCCTTAGGGGGCAGTGGAGCCAGTTCCAAAGGAGACCAAGAGCtttaagaggaaggagagggaacacAGGTATCTGTAAGAAGGTCCCGTTTTCACTGTATATTGAACAGGGGAGCAATGTGTTGATAGCCAGTAAGGGCCTGAGTATAAGAGCACGTTTGGCTTGAGAGTCAAGAGGCCTGGCTTTCAGTGCCCCGCCTCTTCTGTTAACTAGCACTGTGACCTTGGATATATCTGTCAGTTTCTCTAGGGCTTGGTTTCCTTGATTgtaaaatgtgaagggattaaaagaAACGATTTTTCATGgcctttaaaaaattctctaatGGAAATTCTCTAATTCCATATAATCAGTGGCTGAGTCTTTTCCTCTACCATGCTGCTATAATTACCTCCTCCCAGAGCTACCAGCCCATGTTCCATTCTCAGGTAACAAACCCTACAACTCGGCCAAGCTCTGGGATGAGTCACCAGCCCAGCACTAAAGGCTGCTCTTGCCATACTTGTGGGACTCCTGCAGAGCTGTCCCAAGTACCTGCTGCAAAGGAGGCCGCTGCTTTAAAAGCTGACACGGTGCCCAGTTGAAGAGGCCACCTCGGCGGGGAAAGGGGCTACCCTCCCAGCTCTGGGAACTTACTCCCAGGAACCACAGCTCAGTCGCCCCCAGCTCCTCTGGGTTCTTTCTGGAAGGCACTTCTTCCTCAGACTCCAAGACCTGAATTTGCTCAACCCCCATGACAGATGCATCGGTTCCTAGGGTTCTTCCCAGCGAATACTGTAGGACCATTTTTCTACCTCTTGCCTCAGACCTTTGTCATCCAAAGGTACTACCTGATTCCCTAACCCAATCACTGGTGCAATGTGAAAGCATTTGACTGAGAGCTACACCAGCTCCCTTCCTCCCCAAAGCGCTCTATCAGGCAAAGCACACGTGTGCCCCAGTGCACAAACCAAGGATACTCGTGtacatggacagacagaaaggaggggtgATAGGACTGCCACAATGGCCCCTGAAGCTATTCTGAATAGCCGGAGCTGTGCCCTTAGGCACAAGGCAAGGGGGTGGTTTCTCGCCTTTTCAACTGGCCTTCGCCAAGTCCCACCCTCTACTCTGCCgcagttctctctctctgctggagcTGGGGAGCCTACAAACGTGAGTGGCAGTTTCTAACTGTGTGCCCAGGCATATATGCTTCCACAAACACTGATTCCCAGAAATGGTGTATATACACCCAAGAGGATTAAGAATTGGCCGTTTCTTAGCCATTCCTTAGCCAACTGCTGCAAAGTGCTGCCTGCCTCTATCCCAGTTCAGTGCCAGAGAGCTCACACCCACTCAGTCCCGATTGCCTGCATTAGTATAAATACTAGCGCTGAACAGCCGCAGGGTCCCAGTTCAGGCAGCTTCCCTGGACGGCATCCCTCAGTAAGCATCAGGAGACAGACACCCACCACCACAAGACACGTTTGACTGTTCAGTGCCCAGAGAAACGAAGCAACACCGCCTGTGGGAAATCTCAGCCAAACAACATTATTGCAGACCTCTTAAATCCAGGTCCCCCAGGGTCCCCGGGGTAGAACTGGTGCTGCCTGAGCAGCTTCTGCTGAGGTGGCATTTAACTTCTGGCCAGGTCCCAAGAGCTGAAGCTGACCCATTTCCCCTGCTTTTCCAGGGCATAAGGAATGTGCTTCCACCCCCGACAAAGCCAGGGACTAACACGCTTAGCTCATGGAAGGTGCACTAGAATCGGGGCACTTTTATTTAAGCTAAGGAATGGTTGTTGACAGCTTCAGCATTTtcccatactttaaaaaaatttaacattgttTTCTCCTTccacttctcctctccccttccctcccctcctttttctttgAATAGAAATGACTTCGTCAATGCTTATAAGAATTTATAGGTTCAGGGTCTTACTCAAGTTAACCCTTTGGGAAcattgaattaaaaattgaacaatatttattaaaatacaaaaatacacttTTCTCACATTACAATCAGTGTTCTTTTGTTGGCattcccccccacccaccccaccccctttcaaATCTGAaccctttatttccttttaaagctaaaataataaatgaaagaagttaCAGCATTAAATGGACCAGAATAACAGAGATCTCTGCCTTCCCCACCCATGCCCACCCTTTATCTTCCTCCTTCTGAGGCAGGCCTGGGGGAGGGAAGCCTTCCCCCCATTGTGCTACATCCAACAGGACTCCATGCAGAACTTACTCGTGCGTACATGtaaattacttttgttttttctgtggATTTCACATCTTTTTTTGTGAGCCACCCTAGTTGGGAAAGGCTTCGTTTTACTTTAAATGAGCCTGtgtccttgctctctctccttttttcttctccactcATGTTCTGCCCCCACCCCGTCACCACGACCAGTTGACATCAGCCGTAATAATCCCTAATGAATCAGCATTTAGAATAATCACCAAATCACAAGCATGAGAAAAGCTTCCACTCCCCCAAGCTCCCCACTCccagcctcctccctctccaccttaaaacaaacaaaaccattttaaaaattataaaatgctatcATTGTCTACAATCATTTGTCAGATACTGGGAACAACAGGTGGACATGGCACAATGCTAATTTATGGCCTCCTGTGAATACATTCTCTGCTGCTGctctcccttcccaccccctctGTTGCCGCACCCACTTCaggggcctcctcctcctcctgggaaaCCCTGAATAGACACATGCCTTGCACAGATTGGGTTAACCCCAACTGCAGGAATCTGGTGCAATGTGAAAGCATTTGACTGAGAGCTACGccagctcccttcctctctgctcctcctcaAAGCGCTCTATCAGGCGGGGCACACGTGTGCCCCAGTGCATAAACCAAGGATACTCGTGcacatggacagacagaaagactcaGCCCCTTTAAGGATTCGTTTGCATTTTGGTGGTTTTCctgtttaaaatacatttacaggTCTATTTTCCCCTTGgcctttgaaggaaaaaaaaattattgcctcTCAACATTTTAGCTCAGTATAAATTCTTggtgctttttttatatatatattttttaataagataaATCTGCAAAGACAGCTCTCAGCTTAAGAAAGGTGTCTATAGAAATGGATATTCCTGAATCCTGTGAAGCATCTTCTAAAAAATGACAGGTTCAGCCTAGCCCCACCCTTAGCAGCCCACACCCTACCTCTTAGGGATGTTTTTGATGCCTTAATTTGTTTTATCTTGTTTCAACCTTATACCAGAAAGCCTTTCTGGCAGCATAGCAAGTTGACTTCTGAATTGTACCCCACAACATTCCCAAGAACCCCACTCCCCATTTAAATAGAACTTACAAGttagaaaatagttttgttttgaattttttctttttaaattttaatataatctgTTTCTTTTACCAGCCCATAGATTTAATATATAAGCATATACAAGAAAAACTCTCTCCCCACTTTGTACAAAAGTTgctgtctttttgtgtgtgtgtgcattctattgcattttataagtttttggggggagggggagtcatATTTGAGTTTCCTGTACCTTGTCCTTGGTATGGGTCTGAATTATATAAGGTTCAGAGATAGTGGTAACTGCGGGGTGCAGAGAGTTCCCCAGGCTGTTTTCTGTCCAGTGGGCCCCGTGTGCTGGTTTGTAGGTGTTGTAGTTAATATGGTCATGAATTGTGGGCAGCACTACTGCCCCCTCACCTGATACACCAGATGGAGCCGCTGTTGCTGCTGCAGATGCCGCTGCTGGGATGTCTTCATCCACTTGGATAATCTCAACTGTCCGGGCGGCTGTGACTGTACTTCTCTGCTGGTGCCGCTTCCGAAGTTTATAGAAGACAATCAACATGGCGGCAGCTAGCAGAGTCACCGCCACAAAGCAGCCAATGATGATCTTGGTGGTCTTCATGACTTCATCCAGGCTGGTCTGCATTTTGTCATTGGTGTCTGTCGCGGGTACTGCCACCTGCTTGGGCACACGGGTGGTCTGAATGAGCACCGTGGTAGAGGTGGTATATGCCGGCTGGTAACCACTGGACGTGGTAGGAACAGGCTTGTATTTGCGTGTTGTATCCTCAGGTGAGATCTCGGTGGTTTCCACTGTGACCGTGGTGAAGAAGCTATAGTTGGAGGTGTTGAGCTCGGCCGTGCTCACGTTGAGGTAGGCCGAGGCGTTGGAGTTGCCTGCCACATTGGTCACCATGCATGTGTACACCCCAGTGTCTGAGATCAGTACATGGGAAAAGTTCAAGGTGCCATCATTGAGGACAGAGATCCGGGGGTGGCGGGAAGCGTGGCTAAGCACTGTCCCATTGGGCAGCAACCACTTCACAGAGGACATAGGGGGAGTCCGACACTTAAGTTCCGCCATCCGACCCTCAGAGATGTTGAGGTCCCGAGGCGCATCCATGATGAAGGGGGCAGAGCACTGGAAGGAGGCCTGGTCCACCTCCACCAGGTAGCGGCCTCGCATGTGCAGGGGAGCATGACAGCGGCCACAGCAAGTGGAATTGGTGGGTATATACTCCCGAAGCCACCAGGCTAGCCACAGAATGTCACAATCACAGTTCCAAGGATTGTGGTGTAGGTGCAGCTCCACCAGATACCTCAGTGGGGTGAAGAGGTCATGGGGCAGAGAAGAGAGGTTATTGTGGGCCAAGTTGAGTTCCACAAGTGAGGCCAGCCCATCAAAAGCATTCCGCTCAATCAAGCTGACCTGTGAGTTCATGACCCATAGCTTCTTGAGGGAGCTAAGACCATGGAAGGAGCCAGGCCTGATCTCAGGGAAGTGGTTCCCTGACATCTCCAGCTCCTCCAGCCCCACCAAGGGGGTGAGATTGGGCATATCTTTAATGTTACACATGCCCAAGTTCAGGTACTTGAGGTTGAACAGCCCCTCGAAAGCCCCCTCAGAGATGTACTCCAGCTTCTTGAGCTCCCCCAGGTCCAGACGCATGAGGGAGGGCACCCGGTTGAAGGCATAAGAGGGGATGCTTTCTATGGGGTTGTTTCGCAGCCAGAGCTCCCGCAACTTGGACAGGTACTCAAAGGCCCCACTGGGGATGACTGTCAGCCAGTTGTCGAACAGCTCCAGGGTGTTGAGGCTTGCTAGGCCATTGAAGGCTCCCACCTCAATCTGCCTGATGGAGTTCCTGCCCAGCTGCAGGACCTCCAGGTGGTGGAGGTGTCGGAAAGTGTCGGCCTGGATCATCTGGATATTGTTTTCCATGAGGTTGAGGTACCTGGTGTTGGAGGGAATGCCCTGCGGGACCTCGGACAGACCCCGGCGGGTGCACACCACCTTGCTGAACTGGTTACTGCACGAGCAGACAGACGGGCAGTTCTGGGGCCCAGCGGAGGCGGCAGCAGCGATGGCTGCACACAGAATCCACACTTGCGCCGTGAGGTAGACAACGGGGAGCAGGACGGCATTCCAGGTGTGGTGCACAGTTACCTGCCACAAGAGCTTCATGGTGTGGCACGTTCATAATTCACCATCGCCTGGGATTTTGGCTCGGAAAGGAGAACCAGCCCTACCCCGGCTTAAGTGAGCTAGGAGCGCCTCTTTCCATctagagaaggaggtggggaggggcaatTAGAGACGGAGTAGATCTGCCAGAAAAATCATGCCAAACTCAAGAATGGCCCCTCTACTACCAGCCCCCCTCAGGGCAAGCCCTCGCAGAGCTGAGACTTTCTGTCCCCACTGCAGCCATCCCCACCCAATTATTCGCTGTCACCTACctcggaaggaaggaagggaggaattgGCGTGGTGTCCTTAAGCGGTCTCCTCCAGAGCTGGCCACCTCGTTCCCATGCTTACTTCTTAGTTGTAATTAACAAAAGGGGGAAgtagagggggcggggagggcagaggggggggggaggggagggggagggaggggaggggagggggagacaaaATGGCTTCTAGTAAATCCGGAGCCGTTACGGTGGAGCAGCGGAGTTGAGGCGCCGGGGAGAGTCAAGGCCCGGCGGGCTATGCAGGTGCATGCTCCCCCCTCAGCCCGAGGAGCGGCGCCACCAGCGCTTCCCGGCTTTGTCCTTGGACCCTGGCACCGGCTCGCACCAGCCACGGGGGCAGCCGCTTCATCGCAGGAGTGTGCCCCCGGCGCCCCCAGCCCACTCCCGGGGTTCCCCGGCCGGGATGAGGGGGCGCCCGCAGCCGCCCAGGCCGCGCGCTTGCTGGCTGCTGCGCTGCCCGCTCTCCTTGTGGCGGCCGCTCCGGCGGCGGCTGATGCAGTCGTTAGCTCGCGGGGCTGTGAGAGTTAAGAGGCGGTGTCGCGGCTCCTGCGCCCTCCTAGACACACACCCCCTTCTTTCCTCGCCTCTTACAGGTTAAAGAGAGACGATCTGGGCTGACTTTCCAGTCCGCTGTCGGCTGGCTGGCGCGGGGAGCAGTAATCCGTCCAGCCCCCCGAGGGGCAGCGGCGCGGAGGCAGCGCCGGGACGAGGGCCACCGGCCGGAGAAGCGCACGACCGCGGGGGAAAGCCTGCACCGCGGGCTGCTTCGGGGAGTCCAGGGGCGGGCTTCGGGCAGGCGGCGGGGGCAACGACCGCAGCCCGGCCCCCGGCGCGCCTCCAGCTGTGGCTTTGTGCGGAGCCAACGAGTTCGGGGCTTCGGCTCCCGGCGCCTTCAGTGGCTGCGCGGTCCGCGAACTGCGGCGGCGGCCCGAGCGCTGGCGGCGGCGGCGTAAGCAGCGAGGGTAGCGGCTGCGGGAAACGCTCCGAAGCCCAGGAACATGGTCCCCGCTTGCTAGTAGCGGCGGCCGCGGCGGGGCCCCTGCGCTCGGCGCCCACCGTCTCCTCCTCGCGCCCGGCTCGCGGCGTTGCAGGCAGCAGCCACGCAGACTGCTCTCTCATCCTTTTGTCCTTCAGTCAGAACGTGAATGTACTGCTGACGCATAGTGTTCTGGGGAGAAGATTAGCGTGATGCAGTGCTCTTATGTGTGGACACCGCTCCCCCTCCGCGGCCTGCCCTCGAGGGGTTAACGCGGCGCCTTCCAGCGCTGCCGCGCAGCAGCCCCGCGCCGCTCCGAGCTGCCGTCCCACTTCCCCTCCGTCTTCCCTccgccttcccttccttccttcctttctcctaactctccccaccccccacccccctccccaggccgCTTCCTCCCGCCCCCTCTAGGCGCGGGGAGCGGGCCGGCGAGCTGGCGGGCGGGCGAGCCGGAGTGAGCGTCAAGTGAGCGGCCGCGCAAGTCGCAGGCGTTCGCAGCTATTTTGGTCCGGTCGGTCGCAGGGAGCCGCCGGGTGGCCGTTGAtaggctggagctggagctggagtggGGCTGCTGCGGGAGAGGCCGCGCCGCCCCCgcggcccccgcccccgccccgcgcgCAGGCACCCGGCACCCTCCGACACCGGGTGAGGTGGGCTCTGGGGCCTGGCACCCGGAGCGCGGCGGCCCGCGGTGGGGCTGCTGCAGTTGGCCGGCCTCCCGCCTGGACcgcgtcatcctcacccccgccGACTGCTGACGGGGCGGCCGGCCGAGGCCAGGCCGCGTACGCAGAGTTTGGAGCTGCACCGTGGGGACCCGGAGGCGACAAGGGGGGAGGGCAGAAGACCTGGAGCCTGAGCTGCTGCGCGAAGGCCTCTCCATCCTGCCCCTCCCTCGCAGATTCCCTCACCCCTGCTCGGCTTTAACTAGGGCtttaaatgatagttttcttAATGAGGGTTGCGGGGGCGATGAACAGTGGAAGGAAAGACCAAGTGCGAGAGCTGGGGAGTGACAACCTGGGGCAGCACGACGGCTGGCAGGAAGGATCCGAGGTGAACTCTCAGACCTAGGGCACAGTCCGTTCATTCATGGAGCCGCAGCCGCTGCTTCCCTTCGCAGCCATGTAACACCCCTACACCCCGTTCCCCTCCCTGCGCTAGAGGGTTGGGGGGTGTCTTAAACCTTCAGACCAGGAGCTCCACCAGTTCCTCTTTCTTGCTGGGACTTCTGAGAACTGTGCCCCAATTTGTCCCTATTTCTAGTGAGAGGAGACCCTGGAGCATTTGACAGACTAATTCAAAACTAGACTAGGCCTTTTCCCAACCATAAAAAGGCAACCTTTTTCTTTGCCAGTGGTGCGTGGGGCCGTCTGTGGCTAATCTGTGGGAAGCCAGTCTGGTAGAATTTGACCTGGTTTAGTATTGCTTCTTTTCAAGGGCTCTCTCAagacccctcccaccaccacctcacCTTGGCAAGCTTGCTTGTTGAACTCAATCACCTGCACACGTGAGCTACTGGCTTACGAACAGGAGGTCCGGGATTTCTCAGCTCTCCATATCCATATCAGTATGGTCTGCTGCCAGTAACACGAGCCTCATCCTTAAATATGCTAGGGGATTCTTCAAGTCCTGCCAAATTGGATTCCCCTTTGTTTACCAAGacctttttgttttgcatttgcaATCAATGTTTGTTGCCTAGAATCACATAGTAGTGATAGAACTCAGGTGTCTAGGAACCTGGGCCTGGAATTGATTGCCCAGAGTTTTCTCCCTGTCTGTGAGGACTCaggtttcattcatttgttttaatagtcATTTACTGGGATGTTCTGTGCTCTCCGGTCTACtaaggatgaatggatgaatgtatggatagatgtgtgtgtgttctgtttcATCTTCATTTACCCAGTGAAGTAATTGCCATAGTTGTCTCCATTTACAGATGGAAGTACCGAGCTCAGGCAGGCAAATAATATGCTTAAGGCCATACTCCCAAAAATCAACAGAGTCAGCATTTCACTTCAGTCTTCCCGAGCCCAGTGTTTTCATCactgtaataaaaatatgttcaaactATCTCCGCTGCCTAGAGTAAATGGTGGTTGCAAAATTGGaggaaagacttttaaaatttggtaggagaaataaaatgaaaggtgaGAGAGGAGGGAATGAGAAAATAGATCCTTTATTTAACTTGTTTTGTTCATAATGACTGATCAAGAGAAATGGAGGTAACTCTAACCCTAAAACTCAGGGCTAGTTTCATCTGTGCTCTTTAGCAACTTTTTGTTTTCCTGTCTAAAGCCCCATATGCATATCATCAGCTTCAAGCAGGACACTACCATTTTATAGACCCAAGAAATGTAAACCTAGGCTGGCAGGAATCTGTGGAGAATTAGCAACTTGCTGATGAGAGGTTACTCTTCTTGCCACAGCTAGCATCGAGCTGGTAGAGTGCCAGAGGGTACTCTGGCCAGGGTCTAGATGGCACACTGGAATATGACTACCCCTGCCTCCGCAAGCAAAGAGAGTCTCTCGCTGGGCTGGTTTCCTGCCAGTTTAGGCAACCTCAGGCTCCATCtgttcagctccaggcccagcaaATGAAAGGTTCTGCCCTGATACTATGTAAGTGGCTGGAAAGGGTGGGCTGCCTTAGATCAAACCAATACTTAATGATGAGGTTgtctttcagtaaatatttgtgactAGCAAGGGTGAATGTGCCCACACTCTGTGCAGTTCATAAGAGTTCTGGATGATGCTACTTTGGCCTCTGCTGGCCAGCTTGGCTGAGAACGAGCCACAATAGTGACACACTAGACAGGAACCATTGCAGCACACAGCCCTTCTGACCAGAAAGTGGCCCTGTGACCCGAGTATCATTTAGCCATTGTCTGTTGCTCCTCACAGCCCCTGGTTCTAGCTAATTCCTTGATTTGGAGTGTTGCCAccaaggaacagaaagaagaggaaggctTAAACTTTGagatgaagaaaaggaagaaatcctGGATTACAAATGTTTTCACCCCTGGTTTCACACAAACTCCTTCAATAAAGACAgggaattgcctgaccaggtggtggctcagtggatagagcatcggactgggatgcggaggacccaggttcgagaccccaaggtcgccagcttgaacaggctcatctagtttgagcaaaagctcaccagcttggaccaaggtctctggctagagcaaggggttactcggtctgctgaaggcccgcggtcaaggcacaaatgagaaagcaatcaatgaacaactaaggtgttgtaacaaaaaactgataattgatgcttctcatctctctcccttcctgtctgtctgtctctctctgtaaaaaaataaagacggGGAATTGAGGAAGGCCGCTGGTAATGGGGCAGAGCCCACGTGGGCAGCTTGGTGCCAGCACTAAGATCGAGCGAGATACCTGAGTTCTAGTCTCCTTTCTGCCACTGATTAGACATGTAGAAATATTAAAACAGCTCCTTAGCCTTGCTTTCTTCATTTATGAAATTAAGGAAATGGACTAGAATGTTCCTTCTAGCTCTCATAGTCCAGGATTTCCATCCGTTCTCAGATATGTAGCTCTATGAAGATGGTTGAACCTTTGGGATTGTAGCCAAGTCTTGGAAATGAGCCACGAAGTTGAGAAGAGAATGCTTCCTTCAGTTTAATCCAGCCATCCACGGTGCCAAAACAGATCAGTGTTTTCCCAGCTACTTTTAAAAGGGCTCATAGATCACAGGATGTTAAAGCTAAAAGGGACTTTGGAGATCATCTGAACTCAacctctcattttacaaatggcaTTAATGAAAATTAGACAGTTATAGTGACTTACCTAAAGCCACGTGACTAATTAATATCAGAGTCTGTCCCTTCCAAGCTCAACCCCTCAGTGTTTGGCAAATCGGCATTTGAACCTAGGGTTTGGAAGATATTTCCAAATACCCGCCTTCTGTGGTCTTGTATGCAGGTGCTATCATTATACTTTGCTGCACTAGGATAAAAATGGGTCTTTGTAGAACCAGTTGGCCATTCCGAGTGACTTTGTACCTGTAAtaagaagtagaagaaaagttCATCCAGTGGACTGAGTCTAAGAGAACTTCTGGCCTTATAATTGGGCTCCTGGTAAAGCCCAGGGCTAGACCACTCCCCATCCTGACATTATCTCGAGCAGCCACTAGATGTCCATAATGCCTCATAGGGTTTGCTAGGAGTGAGCAGTCTCTGGCTTTTGGGCCTCTTAAGGTAGGTCC
The DNA window shown above is from Saccopteryx bilineata isolate mSacBil1 chromosome 2, mSacBil1_pri_phased_curated, whole genome shotgun sequence and carries:
- the LRRC4 gene encoding leucine-rich repeat-containing protein 4, which encodes MKLLWQVTVHHTWNAVLLPVVYLTAQVWILCAAIAAAASAGPQNCPSVCSCSNQFSKVVCTRRGLSEVPQGIPSNTRYLNLMENNIQMIQADTFRHLHHLEVLQLGRNSIRQIEVGAFNGLASLNTLELFDNWLTVIPSGAFEYLSKLRELWLRNNPIESIPSYAFNRVPSLMRLDLGELKKLEYISEGAFEGLFNLKYLNLGMCNIKDMPNLTPLVGLEELEMSGNHFPEIRPGSFHGLSSLKKLWVMNSQVSLIERNAFDGLASLVELNLAHNNLSSLPHDLFTPLRYLVELHLHHNPWNCDCDILWLAWWLREYIPTNSTCCGRCHAPLHMRGRYLVEVDQASFQCSAPFIMDAPRDLNISEGRMAELKCRTPPMSSVKWLLPNGTVLSHASRHPRISVLNDGTLNFSHVLISDTGVYTCMVTNVAGNSNASAYLNVSTAELNTSNYSFFTTVTVETTEISPEDTTRKYKPVPTTSSGYQPAYTTSTTVLIQTTRVPKQVAVPATDTNDKMQTSLDEVMKTTKIIIGCFVAVTLLAAAMLIVFYKLRKRHQQRSTVTAARTVEIIQVDEDIPAAASAAATAAPSGVSGEGAVVLPTIHDHINYNTYKPAHGAHWTENSLGNSLHPAVTTISEPYIIQTHTKDKVQETQI